From a single Apium graveolens cultivar Ventura chromosome 2, ASM990537v1, whole genome shotgun sequence genomic region:
- the LOC141708532 gene encoding small nuclear ribonucleoprotein SmD1a-like: MKLVRFLMKLNNETVSIELKNGTIVHGTITGVDISMNTHLKTVKLTLRGKNPVTLDHLSVRGNNIRYYILPDSLNLETLLVEETPRVKPKKPTAGRPVGRGRGRGRGRGRGRGR, translated from the exons ATGAAGCTCGTCAG GTTTTTGATGAAATTGAACAATGAGACTGTTTCAATTGAGCTCAAGAATGGAACTATTGTTCACGGCACCATCACAG GTGTGGATATCAGTATGAACACACATTTAAAGACTGTAAAACTTACTCTCAGAGGGAAGAATCCAGTAACTCTAGATCACCTGAGTGTTAGAGGGAACAACATTCGATACTATATTTTGCCAGATAGCTTGAATCTTGAAACCTTGTTGGTGGAAGAGACGCCCAGGGTTAAGCCTAAGAAGCCAACTGCAG GGAGGCCTGTGGGACGCGGTCGAGGACGTGGACGCGGGCGTGGCCGTGGACGAGGTCGTTAG
- the LOC141706327 gene encoding uncharacterized protein LOC141706327 — MSSSAYAAAFNSLGLAYKTTKGAPGTGSGSADIEGGSESSAPRNVSDPGNAPLAKDPDVQEISDEGPPSKKRKSAPGKPPRGKTVVSERVLCDSEGKGPDGAPVRIGTKSLADLAGFMSSIPSEEDWEEVEGYNMAAALKRVTGQWGQIGSAISICSDVAFTELKEANNRTKAEKMLSDSLRGELEEAREGFRVVETGLNEKLKDSETRADGLAQEVERLKAELAAKENLNKDAIIAEFKASDIYDFEVAQAGVPEVRRSWVVAERHIKTDPFASWDSFIQEFLAAKAAVEQGQGEPEPYDGPSPSFL, encoded by the exons ATGTCTTCTTCAGCTTATGCAGCGGCCTTCAACTCTTTGGGCTTGGCCTACAAGACAACAAAAGGGGCCCCAGGTACCGGATCCGGATCTGCGGATATAGAGGGCGGTTCCGAATCTTCTGCTCCCCGGAACGTTTCTGATCCGGGTAACGCTCCTTTGGCCAAGGACCCGGACGTCCAGGAAATATCTGATGAGGGGCCTCCTTCGAAGAAGAGGAAATCCGCCCCGGGAAAGCCTCCCCGCGGAAAAACTGTTGTTTCCGAACGGGTCTTATGCGACTCGGAGGGTAAGGGCCCGGATGGGGCTCCTGTCCGGATAGGGACTAAGAGCCTTGCTGATTTGGCCGGATTCATGTCCAGTATCCCATCCGAAGAAGACTGGGAGGAAGTTGAGGGCTACAACATGGCTGCCGCCTTGAAACGGGTAACAGGCCAATGGGGGCAG ATTGGGAGTGCAATTTCCATTTGCTCCGATGTTGCCTTCACTGAGCTCAAGGAGGCTAATAACCGGACTAAGGCTGAGAAGATGCTCTCTGATTCCCTTAGGGGTGAGCTGGAGGAGGCCCGGGAGGGGTTCCGGGTGGTTGAGACCGGGCTGAACGAGAAGTTGAAAGACTCTGAGACCCGAGCTGACGGGCTGGCCCAAGAAGTTGAGAGGCTAAAGGCGGAGCTTGCTGCAAAGGAGAATTTGAACAAGGATGCCATAATTGCTGAGTTCAAGGCCAGCGATATCTATGACTTCGAGGTTGCTCAAGCCGGGGTTCCCGAGGTACGCAGATCCTGGGTTGTGGCAGAGCGCCATATCAAGACTGACCCTTTTGCTTCGTGGGATAGCTTTATTCAAGAGTTCCTTGCTGCGAAAGCTGCTGTCGAGCAGGGTCAAGGGGAACCGGAACCATATGATGGTCCGAGCCCCAGTTTCCTCTAG